One window from the genome of Hypanus sabinus isolate sHypSab1 chromosome 16, sHypSab1.hap1, whole genome shotgun sequence encodes:
- the LOC132406137 gene encoding SURP and G-patch domain-containing protein 2-like isoform X1, producing MVTEVTSTSAMEERFCPEMHNYAPRRYPRESYEENSQYDELAYDYYESPSHRSERWRNVSNQADMHSESNRRYYDDATYTSSSRDDFLDHEDRGDRHSQYNDLRNPTDTSGDAGLFGRPANSSDSDARRGYGIYQRSVSPAESRDRPESYRSPSNWQSQSSVDDSRDYQFYRRSQSPDGRDSHGSYNRSQNPVAKSGHLESRRRSWSPGHKTGDQGSNPPSGSPVKAPDAELYKLLSNVIDNARRMKASKNDPSHTSWSNSSRDSPQRDSSAYQTDAPTLGFHGDEDYTPHLNQQSYSHKSTDVSKRSRSLHGPPKGTRAPLLKRPKVPARRGLLGRAPGLLGTAPGLLGVAPGLLGIAPGLLGVAPGIPGTSPALLGSGPGLLGTAPAGLAGSSISNAPVATYRNVSSDSSHLQSLGNISTTTGNQMDLEQQIIKWAGFQSVDHSVKKKFDSNTDTYSKVVLAFRCLMSQQHQDICQSSSAAHLGLTCPVIDNSFVSLLRRKNIITCRKALDDLVQHEDPLLQEIQNRLLECVGPLFVATNNHELSSKVQSSQSANELASVLEQVITACRQTMVFVGQTFAFVSQERRKNLLNKTGLASVAPSYEYFTNLENNELFGNKYTNELKSRVEHVYLTPVHSQVSSSNKFMVKEEQSSNDAAIKPSKISHLSDAKSGTKTDVGSLAPDDNSRCKTDKDSASTDGNGKSAAEDAASADEEGICPPDDPQVKNIIDKLAMFVANKGEAAEKAVMQYKKEDPNYSFLHDTESNGFKYYKQKLAQFSTEKVSESNQGESECKTSLEGMNELEANPEDSQPKILMQAETASSCPSEEKDDSLSDAKTKSTAEKLAKFVAECGPELEEIAIENNRDNPMFWFLYDENSSYFKYYKEKVKEYSAIEKSESSTDPAIEAGSSGHSALRTKKRKGLTLKVGMLPPKKVRPRAAPSPVRELKRIGYDKPTYKPKKKPKTEDINYTKNKLATDNLGYQMLQKMGWKDGEGLGSDKQGIRDPVNRGVTSSDRSGLGVSGPAEGDDGDNEFATFRKRMMMAFRTKLLSKS from the exons AAATGCACAACTATGCACCAAGGCGATATCCCAGGGAATCTTATGAAGAAAATTCACAGTATGATGAGCTGGCATACGATTACTATGAATCTCCGTCTCACAGGTCGGAGAGATGGAGGAATGTGTCCAATCAGGCTGATATGCATTCCgaaagcaacagaagatattacgATGATGCTACTTacacttcttcatccagagacGATTTCTTGGATCATGAGGATAGAGGTGATCGCCATTCACAGTACAACGATTTGAGGAATCCCACTGACACCAGTGGGGATGCAGGATTGTTTGGCAGGCCAGCAAATTCAAGTGACAGTGATGCCAGGAGAGGATATGGGATTTACCAGAGATCAGTGAGCCCTGCTGAGTCTAGAGATCGACCGGAATCATACAGAAGCCCAAGTAATTGGCAGTCTCAGAGTTCAGTTGATGACTCGAGAGATTACCAATTCTACAGGAGATCCCAAAGTCCTGATGGCAGAGATAGTCATGGTTCATATAATAGATCCCAAAATCCTGTTGCTAAGTCAGGGCATTTAGAATCACGCAGGCGATCCTGGAGCCCTGGCCATAAGACTGGGGATCAGGGATCAAACCCCCCATCGGGAAGTCCCGTGAAGGCACCTGATGCAGAGTTATACAAATTATTAAGTAATGTTATTGATAATGCTCGGCGTATGAAAGCTAGTAAAAATGACCCCTCTCACACATCTTGGAGCAACTCATCTAGGGATTCCCCTCAAAGGGATTCTTCTGCTTACCAGACCGACGCACCTACACTTGGGTTCCATGGAGATGAGGATTATACACCTCATTTGAATCAGCAGAGTTATAGTCACAAAAGCACGGATGTTTCCAAAAGAAGTCGTTCTTTACATGGTCCTCCTAAAGGTACAAGAGCACCTTTGCTTAAGCGTCCCAAGGTTCCAGCACGACGTGGCCTTCTAGGGAGAGCCCCTGGCCTTCTTGGGACTGCACCTGGTCTTCTAGGGGTCGCACCTGGCCTTCTAGGGATAGCTCCCGGGCTCCTGGGAGTTGCCCCTGGGATTCCAGGAACATCGCCTGCCTTACTAGGGTCAGGCCCTGGCCTTTTGGGGACAGCCCCTGCTGGTTTAGCAGGGTCGTCCATATCCAATGCGCCAGTGGCCACCTACAGAAATGTATCCTCCGATTCTTCTCATTTGCAGTCACTGGGGAATATATCTACCACTACAGGTAATCAAatggatctggagcaacaaataatAAAGTGGGCTGGTTTTCAGAGTGTTGACCATTCtgttaaaaaaaagtttgatTCCAATACAGATACTTACTCTAAGGTAGTCTTAGCTTTCCGCTGCTTGATGTCGCAACAGCATCAGGATATCTGTCAGTCATCATCAGCAGCACATCTGGGCCTCACATGCCCTGTGATAGATAATTCTTTTGTGTCTCTGCTGAGAAGGAAGAATATCATTACATGCAGGAAAGCGCTGGATGATCTTGTACAACATGAAGATCCGCTTTTGCAAGAGATTCAGAATAGACTGCTGGAATGTGTAGGTCCCCTGTTTGTAGCAACCAATAACCATGAATTGAGCTCCAAGGTGCAAAGTTCACAATCCGCTAACGAACTTGCCAGTGTACTTGAGCAGGTGATCACGGCATGCCGCCAAACAATGGTATTTGTTGGGCAAACATTTGCGTTTGTCAGCCAAGAAAGAAGGAAGAATCTGTTGAACAAAACCGGACTTGCATCAGTAGCTCCAAGCTATGAATATTTCACAAATCTGGAAAACAATGAGCTGTTTGGGAACAAATACACAAATGAGCTGAAGAGCCGAGTGGAGCATGTCTACCTTACTCCAGTACATAGCCAGGTTTCTAGTTCCAATAAGTTCATGGTCAAAGAGGAACAATCGTCAAATGATGCAGCAATCAAGCCTTCAAAAA TCTCCCATTTGTCAGATGCCAAATCTGGCACAAAGACAGATGTAGGTTCTTTGGCGCCAGATGACAACAGTAGATGCAAGACGGATAAAGATTCAGCGTCCACTGATGGCAATGGCAAGAGTGCGGCAGAGGACGCGGCATCAGCTGACGAAGAAGGCATCTGTCCTCCAGACGACCCACAAGTCAAGAATATTATTGATAAGCTGGCAATGTTCGTAGCTAACAAGGGTGAGGCAGCAGAGAAAGCAGTCATGCAGTACAAGAAAGAGGACCCCAATTATAG TTTTCTACATGATACAGAAAGCAATGGGTTCAAATATTACAAGCAAAAATTGGCACAATTTTCTACTGAAAAAGTTTCTGAGTCAAACCAAGGTGAATCAGAGTGTAAAACGTCATTGGAAGGAATGAATGAATTGGAAGCAAATCCAGAGGATTCGCAACCAAAGATCCTCATGCAAGCTGAGACTGCATCATCTTGTCCATCTGAAGAAAAAG ATGATTCTCTCAGTGATGCAAAGACAAAAAGCACTGCAGAGAAACTAGCCAAGTTTGTTGCTGAATGTGGTCCAGAGCTGGAAGAGATTGCCATTGAAAACAACCGGGATAATCCAATGTTCTG GTTTCTCTATGATGAGAATAGCTCATACTTCAAATATTATAAAGAGAAAGTGAAGGAGTACAGTGCGATAGAGAAATCAGAATCTTCCACAGATCCTGCAATAGAAGCGGGATCTTCTGGCCATTCTGCCCTGCGCACCAAAAAGAGGAAAGGACTAACGTTGAAAGTGGGCATGCTACCACCTAAGAAAGTGCGCCCAAGAGCTGCCCCTTCACCAG TTCGAGAGTTGAAGAGAATTGGTTATGACAAGCCAACATACAAACCGAAGAAAAAGCCG AAAACAGAGGATATAAATTACACCAAAAACAAACTGGCAACGGACAACCTTGGGTACCAGATGCTACAGAAGATGGGCTGGAAGGATGGAGAGGGACTGGGCTCAGATAAGCAGGGCATCAGAGATCCTGTAAACAG GGGTGTGACATCATCAGACAGGTCTGGCCTGGGAGTCAGTGGACCTGCAGAGGGCGATGATGGGGATAACGAATTTGCAACTTTTCGCAAACGGATGATGATGGCGTTCAGAACCAAACTGCTGTCAAAATCCTAG
- the LOC132406137 gene encoding SURP and G-patch domain-containing protein 2-like isoform X2, with product MVTEVTSTSAMEERFCPEMHNYAPRRYPRESYEENSQYDELAYDYYESPSHRSERWRNVSNQADMHSESNRRYYDDATYTSSSRDDFLDHEDRGDRHSQYNDLRNPTDTSGDAGLFGRPANSSDSDARRGYGIYQRSVSPAESRDRPESYRSPSNWQSQSSVDDSRDYQFYRRSQSPDGRDSHGSYNRSQNPVAKSGHLESRRRSWSPGHKTGDQGSNPPSGSPVKAPDAELYKLLSNVIDNARRMKASKNDPSHTSWSNSSRDSPQRDSSAYQTDAPTLGFHGDEDYTPHLNQQSYSHKSTDVSKRSRSLHGPPKGTRAPLLKRPKVPARRGLLGRAPGLLGTAPGLLGVAPGLLGIAPGLLGVAPGIPGTSPALLGSGPGLLGTAPAGLAGSSISNAPVATYRNVSSDSSHLQSLGNISTTTGNQMDLEQQIIKWAGFQSVDHSVKKKFDSNTDTYSKVVLAFRCLMSQQHQDICQSSSAAHLGLTCPVIDNSFVSLLRRKNIITCRKALDDLVQHEDPLLQEIQNRLLECVGPLFVATNNHELSSKVQSSQSANELASVLEQVITACRQTMVFVGQTFAFVSQERRKNLLNKTGLASVAPSYEYFTNLENNELFGNKYTNELKSRVEHVYLTPVHSQVSSSNKFMVKEEQSSNDAAIKPSKISHLSDAKSGTKTDVGSLAPDDNSRCKTDKDSASTDGNGKSAAEDAASADEEGICPPDDPQVKNIIDKLAMFVANKGEAAEKAVMQYKKEDPNYSFLHDTESNGFKYYKQKLAQFSTEKVSESNQGESECKTSLEGMNELEANPEDSQPKILMQAETASSCPSEEKDDSLSDAKTKSTAEKLAKFVAECGPELEEIAIENNRDNPMFWFLYDENSSYFKYYKEKVKEYSAIEKSESSTDPAIEAGSSGHSALRTKKRKGLTLKVGMLPPKKVRPRAAPSPVRELKRIGYDKPTYKPKKKPN from the exons AAATGCACAACTATGCACCAAGGCGATATCCCAGGGAATCTTATGAAGAAAATTCACAGTATGATGAGCTGGCATACGATTACTATGAATCTCCGTCTCACAGGTCGGAGAGATGGAGGAATGTGTCCAATCAGGCTGATATGCATTCCgaaagcaacagaagatattacgATGATGCTACTTacacttcttcatccagagacGATTTCTTGGATCATGAGGATAGAGGTGATCGCCATTCACAGTACAACGATTTGAGGAATCCCACTGACACCAGTGGGGATGCAGGATTGTTTGGCAGGCCAGCAAATTCAAGTGACAGTGATGCCAGGAGAGGATATGGGATTTACCAGAGATCAGTGAGCCCTGCTGAGTCTAGAGATCGACCGGAATCATACAGAAGCCCAAGTAATTGGCAGTCTCAGAGTTCAGTTGATGACTCGAGAGATTACCAATTCTACAGGAGATCCCAAAGTCCTGATGGCAGAGATAGTCATGGTTCATATAATAGATCCCAAAATCCTGTTGCTAAGTCAGGGCATTTAGAATCACGCAGGCGATCCTGGAGCCCTGGCCATAAGACTGGGGATCAGGGATCAAACCCCCCATCGGGAAGTCCCGTGAAGGCACCTGATGCAGAGTTATACAAATTATTAAGTAATGTTATTGATAATGCTCGGCGTATGAAAGCTAGTAAAAATGACCCCTCTCACACATCTTGGAGCAACTCATCTAGGGATTCCCCTCAAAGGGATTCTTCTGCTTACCAGACCGACGCACCTACACTTGGGTTCCATGGAGATGAGGATTATACACCTCATTTGAATCAGCAGAGTTATAGTCACAAAAGCACGGATGTTTCCAAAAGAAGTCGTTCTTTACATGGTCCTCCTAAAGGTACAAGAGCACCTTTGCTTAAGCGTCCCAAGGTTCCAGCACGACGTGGCCTTCTAGGGAGAGCCCCTGGCCTTCTTGGGACTGCACCTGGTCTTCTAGGGGTCGCACCTGGCCTTCTAGGGATAGCTCCCGGGCTCCTGGGAGTTGCCCCTGGGATTCCAGGAACATCGCCTGCCTTACTAGGGTCAGGCCCTGGCCTTTTGGGGACAGCCCCTGCTGGTTTAGCAGGGTCGTCCATATCCAATGCGCCAGTGGCCACCTACAGAAATGTATCCTCCGATTCTTCTCATTTGCAGTCACTGGGGAATATATCTACCACTACAGGTAATCAAatggatctggagcaacaaataatAAAGTGGGCTGGTTTTCAGAGTGTTGACCATTCtgttaaaaaaaagtttgatTCCAATACAGATACTTACTCTAAGGTAGTCTTAGCTTTCCGCTGCTTGATGTCGCAACAGCATCAGGATATCTGTCAGTCATCATCAGCAGCACATCTGGGCCTCACATGCCCTGTGATAGATAATTCTTTTGTGTCTCTGCTGAGAAGGAAGAATATCATTACATGCAGGAAAGCGCTGGATGATCTTGTACAACATGAAGATCCGCTTTTGCAAGAGATTCAGAATAGACTGCTGGAATGTGTAGGTCCCCTGTTTGTAGCAACCAATAACCATGAATTGAGCTCCAAGGTGCAAAGTTCACAATCCGCTAACGAACTTGCCAGTGTACTTGAGCAGGTGATCACGGCATGCCGCCAAACAATGGTATTTGTTGGGCAAACATTTGCGTTTGTCAGCCAAGAAAGAAGGAAGAATCTGTTGAACAAAACCGGACTTGCATCAGTAGCTCCAAGCTATGAATATTTCACAAATCTGGAAAACAATGAGCTGTTTGGGAACAAATACACAAATGAGCTGAAGAGCCGAGTGGAGCATGTCTACCTTACTCCAGTACATAGCCAGGTTTCTAGTTCCAATAAGTTCATGGTCAAAGAGGAACAATCGTCAAATGATGCAGCAATCAAGCCTTCAAAAA TCTCCCATTTGTCAGATGCCAAATCTGGCACAAAGACAGATGTAGGTTCTTTGGCGCCAGATGACAACAGTAGATGCAAGACGGATAAAGATTCAGCGTCCACTGATGGCAATGGCAAGAGTGCGGCAGAGGACGCGGCATCAGCTGACGAAGAAGGCATCTGTCCTCCAGACGACCCACAAGTCAAGAATATTATTGATAAGCTGGCAATGTTCGTAGCTAACAAGGGTGAGGCAGCAGAGAAAGCAGTCATGCAGTACAAGAAAGAGGACCCCAATTATAG TTTTCTACATGATACAGAAAGCAATGGGTTCAAATATTACAAGCAAAAATTGGCACAATTTTCTACTGAAAAAGTTTCTGAGTCAAACCAAGGTGAATCAGAGTGTAAAACGTCATTGGAAGGAATGAATGAATTGGAAGCAAATCCAGAGGATTCGCAACCAAAGATCCTCATGCAAGCTGAGACTGCATCATCTTGTCCATCTGAAGAAAAAG ATGATTCTCTCAGTGATGCAAAGACAAAAAGCACTGCAGAGAAACTAGCCAAGTTTGTTGCTGAATGTGGTCCAGAGCTGGAAGAGATTGCCATTGAAAACAACCGGGATAATCCAATGTTCTG GTTTCTCTATGATGAGAATAGCTCATACTTCAAATATTATAAAGAGAAAGTGAAGGAGTACAGTGCGATAGAGAAATCAGAATCTTCCACAGATCCTGCAATAGAAGCGGGATCTTCTGGCCATTCTGCCCTGCGCACCAAAAAGAGGAAAGGACTAACGTTGAAAGTGGGCATGCTACCACCTAAGAAAGTGCGCCCAAGAGCTGCCCCTTCACCAG TTCGAGAGTTGAAGAGAATTGGTTATGACAAGCCAACATACAAACCGAAGAAAAAGCCG AACTGA